DNA from Flavobacterium aestivum:
ACCATATCTAATAGTATAGCGATTCGCAATCCATATTCATCAGACTTTTCAGGTTCACGTTGTTTTGAAATCGATTCTTATGACAAAGTTGAAAATGCGGATGTAAACAAAAAACTAACTAAAATTACCGCCAACAACATTACATTAGTTAATACTGAAGACAACAATCAGGGATTAGTAAGGGAAGCAGTTTACATCAAAGACAAAAGCTATTTCAGCTTAAGCAATAGTATTGTAGATGGTTTTAGCTCTTGTGTTTTACTCGAAAATAAAATAGGCGCAAATCCAACGAACTTAGCCAAAATAAACATTCAGGGAATTCAAATAAACAGATGTAATGGTGTAGTTCTAAGTGAAGCTCCGGTAAACAATCCTGATTTAGTAAGTTGGTACAATAGCGATACCTTTTCATTAGAATTCACAAAACTCAACAATCCCGAATTATTTATACAGTCAGATATTAAAAAAATTCCTGATTTTAGAACTAAAACCAGTACCGTATTAACTAGTAATTATTAATACATTATTTATAATCAATTTGTAATAAAAGAAGCCGTCTCAGTTTTGAGATGGCTTCTTTTATCTTTGTCACTTCCCTAAAAAACGCAGTTATTACTAATACTAAATAAAAACAGCTATTTTTAAAAAATTTAGAATATAAGCCGTAAATTATTCTGTATAAACGAATTAAAATAAAAAATTTTAAACTAACTTTATACGTCGCTTGAAATCTTTAGTAGAAAATTACAAGCTTCCAATTCAAAACGATTTCATTAACTTCTTTCAACAAAATGAAATCAGTTCTACTTAATGCTTTATTAACTTAAATTAAAGAAATATGAAAAACCTAAAATTAATTAGTATAGCTCTACTGGTTCTTTTTTCATTTAATAAAGGAATAGCTCAATCGTATAAAATAGACCCTGTAAAAAGTGTTGTTAACTGGACTGGGAAAAAAATTACTGGACAACATGAAGGTGTTGTTCTTTTCAAAGATGGTATACTTCTTTTAAAAAACAAAAAAGTAGCTGGAGGAAATTTTACGGTAAACATGAAAAGTTTATCTAATACTGATCAAACAGGGACCTCCAAACAAAAATTAGAAGGTCATTTAAGATCTGAAGATTTTTTTAGTGTCGATAATTACCCTACAGCAACTTTGGTTATTAAAAGTATTGCTGATAAAGGGAAAAATACTTATTTGATAAATGCGGATTTAACCATCAAAGGGATTACCAACTCGAATCAATTTGATTTAGTAATTGTAAACGCAAATAAGGCTACAGCCAAATTAACAGTAGATCGAACCAAATATGATATTAAGTATGGCTCAGGAAGTTATTTTGATGATTTAGGAGATAAAACGATATATGATGATTTCGAATTAAACGTGGTATTAGTCTATTAACTTTTCAAAATTTAACAAAAAAGAGGAAAAGTCATATTTTTTTTTATTTTTTTGGTATTGTCAAACCAAATATCATTTATATATTTGCGAACAAGAAAAAAACAAAACATGAAAACTATAACAAACAATACTTGGTGGTGGAATAATTTACGTCAGTCGTCGTGAAACTAAGCTCCTATAGTATTATTTGAACTATAAATATAAAAGGCTTGTCATCACGACAAGCCTTTTTTTTGTTTTTAAAATCAGGCAAATAAAAAAATCCATTGTATCAAAAGCAACTACATATGAAAACCTATAAACTACAAACAAACTACAAACAAATTCTGGCTGATACCATTACACCAGTTAGTGTTTATTTCAAAATCAGGGATAAATTCCCAAACAGCTTGCTATTAGAAAGTAGCGATTATCATGGGAGTGACAACAGTTTTTCCTATATCTGTTGCAACCCTATAGCTTCAATAAAAATTGAAAACGAAACCATCTATAAAACTTTTCCTGACGGAAATTCCCAAACAATTGCCATAGATGCCAACACTAATATTCCGGAAATAATTCAAGAATTTTCAGGGCAATTCCAATCGGATAAAAATGGTTTCAAATTTATCAATAACGGATTGTTTGGATACATTTCTTATGATGCAGTTCGTTATTTTGAAAAAGTAACTATTGCCAAAAAAGAAAACAGCAATTCTATTCCTGATGTGTATTATGCGGTTTACCAAAACATTATTGCCATCAACCATTTCAAAAATGAAGCTTATATTTTCTGTCACAGTCTTGACGGAAAAAATAATATATCCGAAATAGAACAATTATTACAATCCAGAAACATAGCTTCCTATAAATTCTCAAAAGAAGGTGAAGGTTTTTCTAATCTAACCGATGAAGAATTCAAACAAAATGTGGCTTTAGCCAAAAAGCATTGCTTCCGTGGTGATGTGTTTCAATTGGTTTTATCCAGAAGATTTACCCAAGGCTTCAAAGGTGATGAATTTAATGTTTATAGAGCCTTAAGAAGCATCAACCCATCTCCTTACCTATTCTTTTTTGATTATGGTGATTTCAAAATTTTTGGTTCTTCACCAGAAACCCAAATTATTGTCAAAAACAAAAAAGCCGAAATTCATCCAATAGCAGGAACTTTCAAACGAACTGGCGATGATGAAAAAGACGCTGTTCTTGCCAAAAAATTATCAGAAGACAAAAAAGAAAATAGCGAACACGTAATGCTAGTAGATTTGGCTCGAAATGATTTAAGCAGAAATGGTCATAATGTTAATGTAGAAAAATACAGAGAAGTACAGTTTTTCTCTCATGTTATCCATTTAGTTTCTAAAGTGACAGGGATTTTACACGAAAAAGCATCGACAATGCAAGTAGTTGCAGATACTTTTCCAGCTGGTACTTTAAGCGGAGCCCCGAAACACAGAGCCATGCAATTGATAGAAGATTACGAAAAAACAAACCGCAATTTTTATGGAGGTGCCATTGGTTTTATGGATTTTGAAGGCAACTTCAATCATGCCATTATGATTCGAACTTTCTTGAGTAAAAACCACCAGTTACACTCTCAAGCTGGTGCCGGAATTGTAGCTAGCTCTGATGAGGAAAGCGAAATGCAAGAAGTATATAACAAATTACTGGCGTTGAATAAAGCCTTGGATTTAGCAGAAACAATTTAAAAAATTCAAAAATGGGACAAATTAAAATATTTGGAATCAGGCAAGAATTACATCCTATTCGGGAACGAATATCCGTAATTTTACAAGAATGCATGTTTGAAGCGTTTCAATATCCTAAAGAAAAAAGAGCACATCGTTTCATTTATATAGACGAAGATAGCTTTTTCTATTTTGAAGGCAGAACAAAAAAACACACTCTTATAGAAATAAGTGCTTTTGAAGGAAGAAGTATCGAAGCCAAAAAAAAGTTACATCAACTTATTTTTGAGAAATTCGAAAAGGAATTACAAATTTCAACAATGGATGTCGAGATCACCATATTTGAAACTCCAATGCACAATTGGGGAATTCGAGGAAAAAGCGGAGATGAGTTAGCATTAAATTACAAAGTTAATATTTAGACAAAATGAAAAAAATACTAGTCATAGACAATTACGATAGTTTTACTTACAATTTAGTACATTATTTAGAAGATTTAGATTGTGAAGTAACCGTTTACAGAAACGATGAATTTGATATTGATGAGATTGCTATTTTCGACAAAATTTTACTTTCACCAGGACCTGGTATCCCTGATGAAGCAGGATTATTGAAAGAAGTGATCCAGAAATACGCTCCTACCAAAAGCATTTTTGGAGTATGCCTTGGTCAACAAGCCATAGGGGAAGTTTTTGGAGGAACCCTTTCTAATCTTGACAAAGTGTACCACGGCGTATCTACATTGGTAAAAACAGTTGTAGATGATGAGTTATTATTTGAAGGATTAGGAAACGAATTTGAAGTAGGTCGTTACCATTCATGGGTGGTTGATGCTAATTTACCTGATACTCTAGAAGCCACCTCATTTGATGAAAATGGTCAAGTAATGTCATTAAGACACAAAACATATGATGTTCGTGGCGTACAATTTCATCCAGAAAGTGTCCTAACACCAAATGGAAAAAAAATGTTGGAGAATTGGATTAAAAGTTAAAGCACAGTCCTAGAACTTGAATTAATAAAAAACTAAACATTTTTAAAGAAATGGATATACGAATTTCAGACACCAGAAATATAAATCTTGAAGATATTTTAGCTCTTTACAAAGCAAATAAATGGAGTTCTGCCGATAAACCAACACAATTATACAACGGTCTGTTGAATTCAGAAACATTAATAACCGCTTGGGAAGACAAAAAATTAGTTGGACTAGGGAATGCTATTTCTGATGGGCATTTAACCGTTTATTATCCGCATTTACTGGTACTTCCGGAATATCACGGCAAAGGAATAGGAAAAATGATTTTTGACAAAATGCAGGAGAAATATCGTGAATTCCATATGCAAATGTTAACAGCAGATGGAAAATCAGTCGATTTCTATAAAAAGAATGGTTTTGAACGAGCAGGAAACACAGAACCTATGTGGATTTATCAAGGAAATGAACACTGAAAAAGATAGCCGTAAAGTCTTAATGTCGAAAGTCATAAAGTCAATACGTCAAAAAAAGATATTTAAAAAACAGAAACAACACTAAAAATAAACATAGAAGTCAGAGACTTTAAAACCTTTGACTTGGGACTTTAAGACTAATATCATGAAAAACATATTAAATAGACTTATCAATCACGAAATGCTCTCGAGAGAAGAGGCTAAAAACGTATTGGTTAATATCTCAAATGGGAGTTACAATCCAAGTCAGATTTCTGCATTTTTGACTGTATATATGATGCGAAGCATTAGTATAGATGAATTAGCGGGTTTTAGAGATGCACTTTTAGAATTGTGTATTCGAGTAGATCTATCCGCTTACAACGCTATCGATTTGTGCGGTACTGGAGGTGACGGAAAAGACACTTTCAACATTTCAACTTTGGCATCCTTTATTGCTGCGGGAGCGGGAATAAAAGTAGCTAAGCATGGTAATTACGGTGTTTCCTCTATTTCTGGTTCCAGTAACGTGATGGAGAAATTGGGAGTAAAATTCAGTAATGACAGTGACTTTATCGAAAAATGCATTGACAAAGCAGGGATTGCTATCTTACATGCCCCCTTATTTCACCCTGCCATGAAAAATGTAGGACCAATAAGAAAAGAATTGGCCGTAAAAACATTCTTCAATATGTTGGGCCCTATAGTAAATCCATCGTTTCCAAAAAACCAATTGGTTGGTGTTTTTAATCTTGAATTAGCCAGAATGTATGCCTACTTGTATCAAAATACCGATGTGAATTTTACGATTTTACATTCTTTAGACGGTTATGATGAAGTGTCTCTAACAGGACCTACAAAAATTATAACCAGCACTATGGAAGGAATATTGAATCCTAATGATTTTGGTACTCGTCTTTTAGATCAAAGCGAAATCGAAGGCGGAAAAACCATCGAAGAATCGGCTGAAATGTTTATGAATATTATATCCGGACAAGGTAATGAAGCCCAAAACAATGTCGTTTGTGCCAATGCCGGAATAGCAATTTCAACTGTTACCAAATGCACACCTCTCGAAGGTTTTGAATTAGCGAAAGAAAGTTTACTCTCTGGGAAAGGATTAGCAGCATTAAATAAATTGAAAGAGTTAAGTAAATAAAAAGATTGAAAAATTTAAAAATTAAAAGATTTAATAATTTATAAACTAGATGGATTTTAATAATCTTTCAATCCTTCAATCTTTAAATATTTCAATTTTTAAATAATTAAATCTTTAAATAAATAAAAAAAATGACAAAATCGTTCGAAGAGTTTGATGTTTATAAAAAAGGAATTTCATTAGCAAAATTGATTTTTGAATTGGTAAACAACAAAACCTTTGAAAAAGAATTTGGTTTTAAAGATCAAATAAAAAGAGCTGTTATTTCGATAACCAATAATATTGCAGAAGGGTCAGAATACAATAACAATAAGCAACTTATCAGATATTTAAAAATCTCAAAAGGGAGTTGCGCAGAAGTTAGAAGTATGCTAATATTATCTCGGGAACTTGGATTTTGTTCCCAAACGGAAATTGAAGAAAGCTACAAAACAAGTATAGAAATATCGCAAAATTTATCAAATTTTATAAAATATCTAAATACTAAAATCAAAGACTAATTTTATTTCGATTGGAATTTTTAAATTTTTAAATTTTTCAATCTTTAAATCATAACAAATGAATATACTAGATAAAATAATAATCGACAAAAAAAGAGAAGTTGTTCTCAAGAAATCTATTATTCCAGTTTCTCAATTGGAAGCATCAGTTTTCTTTGGAAAAGAGAC
Protein-coding regions in this window:
- a CDS encoding four helix bundle protein; translated protein: MTKSFEEFDVYKKGISLAKLIFELVNNKTFEKEFGFKDQIKRAVISITNNIAEGSEYNNNKQLIRYLKISKGSCAEVRSMLILSRELGFCSQTEIEESYKTSIEISQNLSNFIKYLNTKIKD
- a CDS encoding YceI family protein, giving the protein MKNLKLISIALLVLFSFNKGIAQSYKIDPVKSVVNWTGKKITGQHEGVVLFKDGILLLKNKKVAGGNFTVNMKSLSNTDQTGTSKQKLEGHLRSEDFFSVDNYPTATLVIKSIADKGKNTYLINADLTIKGITNSNQFDLVIVNANKATAKLTVDRTKYDIKYGSGSYFDDLGDKTIYDDFELNVVLVY
- a CDS encoding anthranilate synthase component II, with the protein product MKKILVIDNYDSFTYNLVHYLEDLDCEVTVYRNDEFDIDEIAIFDKILLSPGPGIPDEAGLLKEVIQKYAPTKSIFGVCLGQQAIGEVFGGTLSNLDKVYHGVSTLVKTVVDDELLFEGLGNEFEVGRYHSWVVDANLPDTLEATSFDENGQVMSLRHKTYDVRGVQFHPESVLTPNGKKMLENWIKS
- a CDS encoding anthranilate synthase component I family protein; translation: MKTYKLQTNYKQILADTITPVSVYFKIRDKFPNSLLLESSDYHGSDNSFSYICCNPIASIKIENETIYKTFPDGNSQTIAIDANTNIPEIIQEFSGQFQSDKNGFKFINNGLFGYISYDAVRYFEKVTIAKKENSNSIPDVYYAVYQNIIAINHFKNEAYIFCHSLDGKNNISEIEQLLQSRNIASYKFSKEGEGFSNLTDEEFKQNVALAKKHCFRGDVFQLVLSRRFTQGFKGDEFNVYRALRSINPSPYLFFFDYGDFKIFGSSPETQIIVKNKKAEIHPIAGTFKRTGDDEKDAVLAKKLSEDKKENSEHVMLVDLARNDLSRNGHNVNVEKYREVQFFSHVIHLVSKVTGILHEKASTMQVVADTFPAGTLSGAPKHRAMQLIEDYEKTNRNFYGGAIGFMDFEGNFNHAIMIRTFLSKNHQLHSQAGAGIVASSDEESEMQEVYNKLLALNKALDLAETI
- a CDS encoding GNAT family N-acetyltransferase — encoded protein: MDIRISDTRNINLEDILALYKANKWSSADKPTQLYNGLLNSETLITAWEDKKLVGLGNAISDGHLTVYYPHLLVLPEYHGKGIGKMIFDKMQEKYREFHMQMLTADGKSVDFYKKNGFERAGNTEPMWIYQGNEH
- the trpD gene encoding anthranilate phosphoribosyltransferase — encoded protein: MKNILNRLINHEMLSREEAKNVLVNISNGSYNPSQISAFLTVYMMRSISIDELAGFRDALLELCIRVDLSAYNAIDLCGTGGDGKDTFNISTLASFIAAGAGIKVAKHGNYGVSSISGSSNVMEKLGVKFSNDSDFIEKCIDKAGIAILHAPLFHPAMKNVGPIRKELAVKTFFNMLGPIVNPSFPKNQLVGVFNLELARMYAYLYQNTDVNFTILHSLDGYDEVSLTGPTKIITSTMEGILNPNDFGTRLLDQSEIEGGKTIEESAEMFMNIISGQGNEAQNNVVCANAGIAISTVTKCTPLEGFELAKESLLSGKGLAALNKLKELSK
- a CDS encoding tautomerase family protein, with protein sequence MGQIKIFGIRQELHPIRERISVILQECMFEAFQYPKEKRAHRFIYIDEDSFFYFEGRTKKHTLIEISAFEGRSIEAKKKLHQLIFEKFEKELQISTMDVEITIFETPMHNWGIRGKSGDELALNYKVNI